The Candidatus Mycolicibacterium alkanivorans genome contains a region encoding:
- a CDS encoding class I SAM-dependent methyltransferase, whose amino-acid sequence MSKGTNGCRGCGEPTTVRVLDFGNVPAPDHFPLVTEPIGVGEACHGLAIDLCGSCGLAQLSDDDTSGEELHGLEPQALRDQAEVAVKHVAAAGWLRGDTVLEFESPHSGTWIPLVTEYGFSTTTSDADVVLDCFGIMHEPDQRSSFARRAEATREDGVLLLQYQSLVTIVEQGQWNALRHGHFAYYSVTTLARMLKDAGMSIASLWEFDLYGGTVLVAAVHGDVEPDESVRRLLAKEEAMGITTAESLAVLQETADQDVDSLVSWLEEEAAAGHTVYAYAAASKAVSLFSRAGITTRLVTAVADASPAKQGRRMPATDIPIVSPAELLAANPDRVLLTLADLLPEVSARFPELDGRWRAHGL is encoded by the coding sequence ATGAGCAAGGGCACGAACGGCTGTCGAGGGTGCGGCGAGCCCACCACCGTCAGGGTGCTGGACTTCGGCAATGTCCCTGCACCGGATCACTTTCCGCTCGTAACGGAGCCGATCGGGGTTGGCGAGGCGTGTCACGGGTTGGCCATCGACCTGTGCGGTTCTTGCGGCCTGGCGCAGCTGTCCGACGACGACACCTCGGGTGAGGAGTTGCACGGTTTGGAGCCGCAGGCGTTGCGGGATCAGGCTGAGGTCGCAGTTAAGCACGTCGCGGCGGCGGGATGGTTGCGGGGAGACACCGTGCTCGAGTTCGAGAGCCCGCACAGCGGCACGTGGATTCCGCTTGTCACTGAGTACGGATTCAGCACGACCACATCGGATGCTGACGTGGTGCTCGACTGTTTCGGCATCATGCACGAGCCAGACCAGCGGAGTTCGTTCGCACGCCGTGCCGAGGCGACACGCGAGGACGGGGTGTTGCTTCTGCAGTACCAATCCCTTGTCACGATCGTGGAGCAAGGGCAGTGGAATGCGTTGCGGCATGGGCATTTCGCGTACTACTCGGTCACCACGCTGGCGCGGATGCTGAAAGACGCCGGCATGAGCATCGCGAGCCTATGGGAGTTCGACCTCTACGGCGGAACGGTGCTGGTAGCCGCTGTGCACGGAGACGTCGAGCCCGACGAATCGGTGCGGCGCCTGCTGGCGAAGGAGGAGGCGATGGGCATCACGACCGCAGAGTCGCTGGCTGTCCTGCAGGAGACCGCCGACCAGGATGTCGACTCGTTGGTGAGTTGGCTCGAGGAGGAGGCGGCGGCCGGCCATACGGTCTACGCGTATGCCGCTGCGTCGAAGGCGGTCTCGCTCTTCAGCCGCGCAGGAATCACGACACGACTGGTCACGGCGGTCGCCGATGCCTCACCGGCGAAACAGGGCCGACGGATGCCGGCAACCGACATTCCGATCGTCTCGCCCGCCGAGCTGCTTGCCGCCAACCCCGATCGGGTGCTGCTGACGCTTGCCGATCTACTGCCCGAGGTGAGCGCGCGCTTTCCCGAACTCGACGGACGATGGAGGGCGCACGGGCTATGA
- a CDS encoding glycosyltransferase family 2 protein: protein MTAVPKELDDEHSQLGNRHPKVSVCIPAYQAEQYLQGVVDSILAQDYPDLELVVVDNNSSDGTRAILEAVKDDRLRVIRNTTTLPVFDNWNFTVRQARGDFVKLICVDDALGPGCIGVQAAVLESVPEVALVSVRTDYIDDDGEVVMGSRGLPGIVGRVPADRVVRQIIRSGANPIGGPVSVMFRRTDFERSGGFDPNYPFLADMHLWVRLLRRGDFYGVPGTHASFRIRRGSMHGLTSAREQLAQSIEFDRLLAADPRWSISTADRVRGRVRCYEQTLRRTVLFASTTWRVKRRGRRPIALKEVVDAGSGVQSSGTVGSLTTVICAYTTARWEHICQSVESVLAQDFTDSNVVVVIDHCLELYQMACDRFGSEERVTVLESSQERGLSGARNAGVEAADGDVIAFVDDDAVTEPGWARALMRHYRHERVAGVGGYAAPVWPEHRPAWMPTEFDWVVGCSYTGQPTELAAVRNPLGCNMSLRRSVLDTVGGFRSEVGRIGSHPVGGEETELCIRIAANDPSAMILFDPEARVQHHVSADRTTLRYFRRRCYHEGMSKAVVTELAQATKALSTERSYTLGVLPRAILRESMSMRGDGFARAGVMVLGLAVTTSGYLNAKARRWLPTRRAR, encoded by the coding sequence ATGACCGCTGTACCCAAAGAGTTGGACGATGAGCACAGTCAGCTCGGTAACCGGCACCCGAAGGTGTCGGTGTGCATTCCCGCCTACCAGGCCGAGCAATACCTGCAGGGCGTGGTGGACAGCATCCTGGCCCAGGACTACCCCGACCTGGAACTGGTCGTCGTGGACAACAACAGCAGTGACGGCACCCGCGCGATTCTCGAGGCGGTGAAGGACGACCGACTGCGCGTGATTCGCAACACGACCACCTTGCCAGTCTTCGACAACTGGAACTTCACCGTACGCCAGGCGCGGGGAGACTTCGTAAAGCTGATCTGCGTCGACGACGCGCTCGGGCCGGGCTGCATCGGCGTGCAGGCCGCGGTGCTCGAGAGCGTACCCGAGGTGGCACTGGTCTCGGTCAGGACCGATTACATCGACGACGACGGAGAAGTGGTCATGGGATCACGGGGACTGCCGGGAATCGTCGGACGAGTTCCTGCCGACCGGGTGGTTCGACAGATCATCCGGAGCGGCGCAAATCCGATCGGGGGCCCCGTGTCGGTAATGTTCAGACGCACCGACTTCGAGCGATCCGGCGGATTCGACCCGAACTACCCCTTCCTTGCGGACATGCACCTGTGGGTGCGGCTGCTTCGTCGTGGCGACTTCTACGGCGTGCCAGGAACGCACGCTTCATTTCGGATCCGGCGCGGGTCGATGCACGGGCTGACGTCGGCACGTGAACAGCTCGCCCAATCCATCGAGTTCGACAGACTGCTCGCCGCTGATCCCCGGTGGAGCATCTCAACCGCGGATCGAGTGCGTGGCCGAGTGCGGTGCTACGAGCAAACGCTGCGGCGGACGGTGTTGTTCGCCTCGACGACGTGGCGCGTCAAGCGACGAGGTCGTCGACCTATCGCGCTCAAGGAAGTCGTCGACGCGGGTTCGGGTGTCCAGTCGTCCGGCACGGTCGGAAGCCTGACGACGGTGATCTGCGCGTACACCACCGCGCGTTGGGAGCACATCTGCCAGTCAGTGGAATCCGTTCTGGCCCAAGACTTCACGGATTCGAATGTCGTCGTGGTGATCGACCACTGCCTGGAGCTGTATCAGATGGCCTGCGACCGGTTCGGCTCCGAGGAGCGGGTGACCGTGCTCGAGAGCAGCCAAGAGCGTGGGCTGTCGGGTGCACGCAACGCCGGGGTCGAAGCAGCGGACGGCGACGTCATCGCGTTCGTCGATGACGACGCGGTGACCGAACCGGGCTGGGCGCGAGCCCTGATGCGCCACTATCGCCACGAACGGGTGGCTGGCGTGGGCGGATACGCGGCTCCCGTCTGGCCTGAGCACCGGCCGGCGTGGATGCCGACCGAGTTCGACTGGGTCGTCGGCTGCAGCTACACGGGACAGCCGACCGAATTGGCGGCGGTGCGGAACCCATTGGGGTGCAACATGTCCCTTCGTCGGTCAGTGCTTGACACGGTGGGGGGCTTCAGGTCGGAGGTGGGCCGGATCGGCTCACACCCAGTGGGAGGCGAGGAAACCGAGCTCTGCATCCGCATCGCCGCGAACGATCCGTCGGCCATGATCCTGTTCGATCCGGAAGCACGCGTCCAACACCATGTCTCGGCTGATCGCACGACGCTGCGCTACTTTCGTCGCCGGTGTTATCACGAAGGCATGTCCAAGGCTGTCGTGACCGAGCTGGCCCAGGCGACCAAGGCGCTTAGCACGGAGCGTTCCTACACGCTGGGCGTTCTCCCGAGGGCGATCTTGCGCGAATCGATGTCGATGCGCGGCGATGGGTTCGCCAGGGCCGGGGTCATGGTGTTGGGGCTCGCGGTCACGACGTCCGGCTACCTGAATGCCAAGGCGCGACGTTGGCTGCCGACCAGGCGAGCCCGGTGA
- a CDS encoding lipopolysaccharide biosynthesis protein: MAADQASPVITAGRFRFKPEVGGELAAESNLNVNTISLILSNGVTCVLGLCFWGVAARVFPANYVGVAAALINSALMLSTLSILSIDRFYERFLPVAGYRAGEFLTRGFLIVATVSTAGGVGLIVLGPRHALFTSGWVMAAYPVFVTVIAVFILQDKVVAGLGVARWAAAKNTIHAVLKLVVLIVIALLASAGALAGTAAASTAIVAAWGGTAAVIVACLFVAIRRRCRDHPRFQLTPKLPPWGELWSYFGSSFGITAMLSIGALVVPLIVVAQAGPTANAYFQIAWQFVGALYLTVHLVVSPYVAEVATHPDKVVALSWRTVRMLIAIAVAGSAGLLLLGPIMLSLVGAEYRTGGEALLQLAAVFVPLSVVGAAYEGFARAQRKLRLQLTMTFVSTVIVICGSFVGTRYLGATGVGWAYLAAESVTAVVLIVPVTNWLRKRMYLGLPERASTEGSLAEVDRRSIEMNGIDAP, encoded by the coding sequence TTGGCTGCCGACCAGGCGAGCCCGGTGATAACGGCCGGCAGGTTCCGCTTCAAGCCGGAGGTAGGTGGCGAGCTGGCCGCGGAATCCAACCTGAACGTCAACACGATCTCGCTCATCCTGTCCAACGGGGTGACGTGCGTGCTGGGCCTTTGCTTCTGGGGCGTCGCCGCCCGAGTCTTCCCGGCCAACTACGTCGGTGTTGCGGCGGCGCTGATCAATTCCGCATTGATGCTGTCGACGCTGTCGATCCTCAGCATCGACCGGTTTTACGAGCGGTTTCTTCCGGTCGCTGGCTACCGAGCCGGGGAATTCTTGACGCGCGGATTCCTCATCGTCGCTACCGTTTCGACGGCAGGGGGGGTCGGCCTTATCGTCCTCGGGCCACGGCACGCGTTGTTCACGTCGGGCTGGGTGATGGCCGCCTACCCGGTCTTCGTCACGGTCATCGCCGTCTTCATTCTCCAGGACAAGGTCGTGGCCGGCCTCGGGGTGGCCCGCTGGGCAGCGGCGAAGAACACCATCCATGCAGTGTTGAAGCTGGTCGTCCTCATCGTCATCGCTCTATTGGCTTCCGCCGGCGCCTTGGCGGGCACCGCGGCCGCTTCGACCGCCATCGTGGCGGCGTGGGGCGGGACCGCGGCGGTCATCGTGGCATGCCTGTTCGTGGCGATCCGCCGCCGCTGCCGTGACCACCCTCGGTTCCAGTTGACGCCGAAACTTCCTCCATGGGGCGAGCTTTGGTCGTACTTCGGTTCTTCATTCGGGATCACCGCGATGCTATCGATAGGGGCCCTGGTAGTTCCGCTGATCGTGGTCGCACAGGCGGGTCCCACCGCAAACGCGTACTTCCAGATCGCATGGCAGTTCGTCGGCGCGCTCTATCTTACGGTGCACCTCGTCGTCAGTCCCTACGTCGCGGAAGTGGCCACGCACCCCGACAAAGTGGTCGCCCTGTCGTGGCGAACGGTACGCATGCTGATCGCGATCGCCGTTGCGGGAAGTGCGGGGCTGCTGCTCTTGGGCCCCATCATGCTCTCACTCGTAGGCGCTGAATACCGAACCGGTGGCGAGGCTCTGCTGCAGCTCGCTGCGGTCTTTGTCCCGCTCTCGGTGGTCGGTGCTGCCTACGAAGGGTTTGCCCGGGCCCAACGCAAACTACGCCTGCAGCTGACGATGACCTTCGTCTCCACGGTGATCGTCATCTGCGGATCGTTCGTCGGAACGCGTTACCTGGGTGCCACCGGCGTCGGATGGGCTTATCTCGCCGCGGAATCGGTGACGGCGGTCGTGCTGATCGTTCCCGTGACCAACTGGCTTCGGAAACGGATGTATCTGGGGCTTCCCGAGCGGGCCAGCACAGAGGGCTCCCTGGCGGAGGTCGACCGGCGATCAATCGAAATGAATGGAATCGACGCACCATGA
- a CDS encoding glycoside hydrolase family 140 protein has product MLKQDPPLNNEQPEEAQKRPRKSFKFVGRTALAVVALPTLIFAGLGVKSGIDAAAYQTPLIPDLTISANHRYFVDAASDPFFWMADTAWSMPISLTRDEVVEYLDKRVAQGFTVIQTVAIFNQAGGPGPNRYGDWPYGPSGLSEPVVTDGADPSDPQQYDYWDHLDFIISEANARGLRVALVPVWADRQVGTLLTKSNAEGFGAFIGARFHDRRVIWVLGGDHAADGEQQIWRNLARGIAIGATREENYNIFLMTYHPYADHSSSQYFGDDRWLSFDMLQGGHCLRYDKRRALIAATYNSSPTRPFLDGEPIYAAVPYCWDNPPDGYSTPIDVRRDAYWSVFAGAAGHTYGNHTVWQFLGATDHPALMGAVGDWRSAMDDESAWQMQFLVKLMESHPWWKGVPNNDIITDQPRDGVAQLQAIVASDKSYAMVYSPDGEPFDVDIASSIGPSTRMSWYDPRTGESIDLGMVGAASQEYKPPTAEDWVLVADAATAQPPS; this is encoded by the coding sequence GTGCTGAAACAGGATCCGCCGCTGAACAACGAGCAGCCAGAGGAAGCGCAAAAGCGCCCCCGCAAGTCTTTCAAGTTCGTTGGGCGTACCGCCCTGGCCGTCGTCGCCTTGCCGACCTTGATCTTCGCCGGGCTGGGGGTGAAGAGCGGTATCGACGCGGCCGCCTATCAGACGCCGCTGATTCCCGACCTCACCATCAGTGCGAACCACCGCTACTTCGTCGATGCCGCCAGTGATCCGTTCTTCTGGATGGCCGACACGGCGTGGAGCATGCCGATAAGCCTGACGAGGGACGAGGTGGTGGAGTATCTCGACAAGCGTGTTGCGCAGGGCTTCACCGTCATTCAGACCGTCGCCATCTTCAACCAGGCGGGCGGACCAGGTCCGAACCGGTACGGTGACTGGCCTTACGGCCCCAGCGGCTTGTCCGAGCCCGTCGTCACCGATGGCGCCGACCCCAGCGACCCCCAACAGTACGACTATTGGGACCACCTGGACTTCATCATCTCCGAAGCGAATGCCCGCGGCCTACGGGTTGCGCTGGTTCCCGTCTGGGCAGACCGCCAAGTGGGTACGCTCCTCACCAAGTCCAACGCCGAGGGGTTTGGCGCATTCATCGGTGCCCGCTTCCACGATCGGCGGGTCATCTGGGTGTTGGGCGGCGACCACGCGGCCGACGGCGAGCAGCAAATTTGGCGGAACTTGGCCCGCGGCATCGCAATCGGTGCGACGCGCGAGGAGAACTACAACATCTTCTTGATGACCTACCACCCGTACGCCGACCACAGCAGCTCGCAATATTTCGGTGATGACCGGTGGTTGAGCTTCGACATGCTGCAAGGTGGCCACTGTCTGCGATACGACAAGCGTCGCGCCTTGATCGCGGCAACGTACAACTCGTCACCGACCAGGCCGTTCCTCGACGGCGAGCCGATCTACGCCGCGGTTCCGTACTGCTGGGACAACCCACCCGACGGGTATTCGACACCAATCGACGTGCGGCGCGACGCATATTGGTCGGTGTTCGCGGGTGCCGCTGGGCACACCTACGGAAACCACACCGTGTGGCAATTCCTGGGCGCCACCGACCACCCGGCCCTGATGGGCGCGGTCGGTGATTGGCGGTCGGCGATGGACGACGAGTCCGCTTGGCAGATGCAGTTTCTCGTGAAGCTGATGGAGTCGCACCCCTGGTGGAAGGGAGTCCCGAACAACGACATCATCACCGATCAGCCACGCGACGGAGTCGCACAGCTGCAGGCGATCGTTGCCTCCGACAAATCGTATGCGATGGTCTACAGCCCGGACGGCGAGCCGTTCGACGTCGACATCGCATCGTCCATCGGACCCAGCACACGCATGTCGTGGTACGATCCCCGCACCGGCGAGTCCATTGACCTCGGCATGGTGGGCGCGGCCTCGCAAGAATACAAGCCTCCGACAGCGGAGGACTGGGTCCTTGTTGCCGACGCGGCCACTGCTCAACCCCCGTCCTAG
- a CDS encoding family 16 glycosylhydrolase — MTLHRFVRTFFNKTPTVSFAPGETTSLKNGTIRGVIRGADADGDMLTYTAGPTTNGGTVAISTDGTFIYTPGAGFASKDTDTFLVTASDLAASNGWHIHGLLGLLMPSWQATATTRVTVGRAVTPTGPTIPTTPQPPNGVPPTNAQSAAAAYGWGAPDARLSDEFNGSGTPSATAWNLYRSPGHAGNGLRRPEQITVQDGYLQIAGTPNATSGGMMGSAVNPAYGRWEARMRVDKQGPGNPYHAVVALIPYGVPYNGGAGDVDFAEADVDEGRVYVFIHHPTNKQTYASTTLDLAAWHTYAIEVAPDHISWFVDGKITMTTTNRAAITGRQWTTNVQLDAFYPSGLAPSNMQVDYFRYYPLPTSGAPIVPGAAPNIGNYP, encoded by the coding sequence GTGACCCTCCACCGGTTCGTACGGACGTTCTTCAACAAGACACCCACCGTTTCGTTCGCGCCTGGAGAGACGACCAGCCTGAAGAACGGAACGATCAGGGGAGTCATACGCGGCGCCGATGCTGACGGCGACATGCTCACCTACACCGCAGGTCCGACCACCAACGGTGGCACCGTCGCCATCAGCACCGACGGAACGTTCATCTACACACCTGGGGCTGGGTTCGCATCCAAGGACACCGACACGTTTCTGGTCACGGCCAGCGACTTGGCCGCGTCGAACGGATGGCACATCCACGGCCTATTGGGTTTGTTGATGCCCAGCTGGCAGGCGACGGCGACTACGAGGGTCACCGTCGGCCGAGCTGTGACTCCGACGGGCCCAACGATTCCTACGACCCCGCAACCGCCCAATGGTGTCCCGCCCACTAATGCTCAATCCGCGGCGGCCGCATACGGGTGGGGCGCGCCTGACGCCAGACTGAGCGACGAGTTCAACGGCAGCGGCACGCCCTCCGCCACGGCCTGGAACCTGTATCGGTCGCCCGGCCACGCCGGCAACGGGCTTCGCCGGCCAGAGCAGATCACCGTCCAGGACGGCTATCTGCAGATCGCCGGCACGCCGAACGCCACCTCCGGCGGCATGATGGGTAGCGCGGTGAACCCCGCCTACGGCCGATGGGAAGCGCGTATGCGAGTCGACAAGCAGGGCCCGGGGAATCCGTACCACGCCGTCGTCGCCCTGATCCCCTATGGCGTCCCCTACAACGGCGGGGCGGGCGACGTCGACTTCGCCGAAGCCGACGTCGACGAAGGCCGCGTGTATGTGTTCATCCATCATCCGACGAACAAGCAGACATACGCCTCGACAACCCTCGACTTGGCCGCGTGGCACACCTACGCGATCGAGGTCGCTCCCGACCACATCTCGTGGTTCGTAGACGGAAAGATCACCATGACGACGACCAATCGAGCCGCGATCACCGGTAGGCAGTGGACGACGAACGTCCAGCTCGACGCCTTCTATCCCTCGGGGTTGGCACCGTCGAACATGCAGGTCGACTATTTCCGGTACTACCCCCTGCCGACGTCGGGGGCGCCGATCGTCCCAGGGGCGGCACCGAACATTGGCAACTACCCCTAG
- a CDS encoding DUF6788 family protein — protein sequence MYDTAAATDDFRRGGGRQPGSISENYRRCGKPNCACAQPGHPGHGPRYLWARTVAGRGTKGRQLSADELKKVRGELANYPRFAAVSEQIVAVNEAICEARPPNADATVAPTAGTGGRNGGPRYQVAAEFAAEVARLSEVPVASLASSGDGLEAVETAIRTAMLRLGGSLLHRLLAADAGHRGPPHRLRQRPSGRVRVLPSQADQTMLGPGSVWRAYYHCAQCGRGVVPRDDELGAAGASLSPGCAR from the coding sequence TTGTATGACACAGCTGCCGCGACCGATGATTTCCGGCGCGGTGGCGGTCGACAGCCCGGCTCGATCAGCGAGAACTACCGCCGCTGCGGGAAGCCGAACTGCGCGTGCGCGCAACCGGGTCATCCCGGGCACGGGCCGCGGTATTTGTGGGCCCGCACGGTGGCCGGGCGCGGCACCAAGGGCCGGCAGCTGTCGGCCGACGAACTGAAGAAAGTGCGCGGCGAGCTGGCGAACTACCCGCGGTTCGCCGCGGTGTCCGAGCAGATCGTGGCGGTCAACGAGGCGATCTGCGAGGCGCGCCCGCCGAACGCGGACGCCACGGTTGCGCCCACGGCCGGCACGGGGGGACGAAATGGGGGGCCCCGCTACCAGGTCGCCGCGGAGTTCGCGGCGGAGGTAGCGCGCCTGTCCGAGGTGCCGGTCGCCTCGTTGGCGTCATCCGGCGACGGGCTGGAGGCGGTGGAGACGGCGATCCGCACCGCGATGCTGCGCCTGGGTGGGTCGCTGTTGCACCGGTTGCTGGCCGCCGACGCCGGGCACCGCGGACCCCCGCATCGACTGCGGCAACGGCCATCAGGCAGAGTTCGTGTCCTACCGAGCCAAGCAGATCAGACCATGCTGGGTCCGGGGAGCGTGTGGCGCGCGTACTACCACTGCGCCCAGTGCGGGCGCGGCGTCGTGCCGCGCGACGACGAGCTCGGCGCCGCGGGTGCGTCGCTGTCGCCGGGCTGCGCAAGATGA
- a CDS encoding glycoside hydrolase family 16 protein, with the protein MSHEFSGSGPPSPDVWNAYSSVGHDGNGLRRIEQTTVQDGYLQIAGLSNAISGGMMSHAVYPPFGRWEARMRVDKQSPGEAYHAVIALIPAGVPYDGGAGDLDFAEADAGSGLVHVFVHYPPRQQAYAAVHVDLAEWHTYAIEVAPDHISWFVDGKIAMTTTQRAAITGVDWTMNIQLDAYYPSGLAPSNMQVDFSRYYPLPKSGAPLIQGPAPTTSDYRP; encoded by the coding sequence CTGAGCCACGAGTTCAGCGGTAGCGGCCCTCCCTCCCCAGATGTCTGGAACGCATATTCGTCGGTCGGCCACGACGGCAACGGGCTACGCCGGATCGAGCAGACCACAGTTCAGGACGGTTACCTGCAGATCGCCGGCCTGTCGAACGCGATTTCCGGCGGCATGATGAGTCACGCGGTGTACCCGCCGTTCGGCCGGTGGGAGGCCCGGATGCGCGTCGACAAGCAGAGCCCCGGGGAGGCCTACCACGCGGTGATCGCTTTGATCCCTGCCGGTGTCCCCTACGACGGCGGCGCTGGCGATCTCGACTTCGCCGAAGCCGACGCCGGCAGCGGCCTCGTGCATGTGTTCGTCCACTACCCACCGCGTCAGCAGGCGTACGCGGCGGTGCATGTCGATTTGGCCGAATGGCACACGTACGCCATCGAAGTCGCTCCTGACCACATCTCGTGGTTCGTCGACGGCAAAATTGCGATGACTACCACTCAACGTGCCGCGATCACCGGCGTCGACTGGACGATGAACATCCAGCTCGACGCCTACTATCCCTCGGGCCTTGCACCATCGAACATGCAGGTCGACTTTTCCCGTTACTACCCGCTCCCAAAGTCGGGGGCGCCGCTCATCCAAGGGCCGGCACCGACAACCAGCGACTACCGCCCTTAG
- a CDS encoding helix-turn-helix domain-containing protein: MAALDSCALLTFLHASPPRVHCPEHGVRQVGLPWAGPHSRFTTLFERLAIDVLTACDVASAARLLRISWDQAWHLMDRAVARGLAAKPLNVPARVGVDEKAARKGSGLHHRGQ; the protein is encoded by the coding sequence GTGGCGGCTTTGGACTCGTGTGCGTTATTGACCTTCCTGCATGCAAGTCCGCCGCGGGTGCACTGTCCCGAACACGGGGTGCGTCAGGTTGGGTTGCCGTGGGCCGGGCCGCACTCGCGGTTCACGACGTTGTTCGAGCGGCTGGCCATTGACGTGCTCACCGCCTGCGACGTAGCCTCCGCCGCCAGGTTGCTGCGCATCAGCTGGGACCAGGCGTGGCACCTGATGGACCGTGCCGTGGCCCGCGGCCTGGCCGCCAAACCGCTGAACGTACCGGCCCGTGTCGGGGTCGACGAGAAGGCGGCCAGGAAAGGATCAGGACTACATCACCGTGGTCAGTGA
- a CDS encoding class I SAM-dependent methyltransferase, which translates to MIKYVAISTAAKAFSLNDTTRAAYRKLGNVVLEKMRVSGGITQPYVDRAVRLVNYCDRLELLAPGDKVLELGTGWVHWEATVLRLFFDVEVALYDVWDNRLLGAYTSWLAQLHDRIDDEFAHLSEARRGQAKKIARQAMHVRTFEELYRTLNFTYVVDPSGTLKGVPQNHYALAVSADVLEHVQGEQLPSYLADMRRCLVPGGASVHQIDLVDHFHYFDTKASPKNYYRYSDKAWRRWFESDVQYFNRIQRPTWIRLFENAGFELDVADNVSAHLAPLKLAPIYRDLRTEDLDCMQLLIVHHNPSS; encoded by the coding sequence ATGATCAAGTATGTCGCCATCAGCACTGCGGCTAAGGCCTTTTCTCTAAACGACACCACGCGCGCCGCCTATCGGAAACTGGGCAATGTCGTGTTAGAGAAGATGCGGGTCTCGGGCGGAATTACTCAGCCGTACGTCGATCGCGCCGTGCGCCTCGTCAACTACTGCGACCGGCTGGAACTTCTCGCGCCCGGCGACAAGGTCCTGGAACTCGGCACAGGCTGGGTCCACTGGGAGGCTACCGTGCTGAGGCTGTTCTTCGATGTCGAGGTCGCCCTTTACGACGTCTGGGACAATCGATTGCTCGGCGCCTACACGTCCTGGCTCGCGCAACTCCACGACCGGATCGACGACGAGTTCGCGCACCTTTCGGAAGCCCGCCGCGGGCAGGCCAAGAAAATCGCGCGGCAAGCCATGCACGTCAGAACCTTCGAGGAGCTCTACCGCACGCTGAACTTCACCTACGTCGTCGACCCGTCCGGCACGCTGAAAGGTGTGCCGCAGAACCACTATGCGCTGGCGGTGAGCGCGGACGTTCTCGAACACGTGCAGGGCGAGCAGCTGCCGAGCTACCTTGCCGACATGCGCCGGTGCCTCGTCCCGGGCGGGGCGTCGGTGCACCAGATCGACCTGGTCGATCACTTCCACTACTTCGACACCAAGGCCTCTCCTAAGAATTACTACCGCTACTCCGATAAGGCCTGGCGCCGCTGGTTCGAGAGCGACGTGCAGTACTTCAACCGGATCCAGCGGCCGACGTGGATTCGGCTTTTCGAGAACGCCGGCTTCGAGCTCGACGTTGCCGACAACGTGTCTGCCCACCTGGCACCCCTGAAGCTTGCGCCCATCTACCGCGACCTCCGTACCGAGGACCTGGATTGCATGCAACTGCTCATCGTCCACCACAATCCCAGCAGCTGA
- a CDS encoding apiosidase-like domain-containing protein, with protein MTSFAPSSTRPTPPTRRGRFWTANRSTRRCRTAGTGPPEGYSTPIDVRRDAYWAVFAGAAGHTYGHHSIWQFLGSGGPAALGAVGDWKSALDDEAAWQATVQITE; from the coding sequence ATGACGAGCTTCGCGCCCTCCTCGACGCGGCCTACACCACCAACCCGACGAGGCCGTTTCTGGACGGCGAACCGATCTACGCGGCGATGCCGTACTGCTGGGACCGGCCCGCCCGAGGGTTACTCCACTCCCATCGACGTGCGGCGCGACGCCTACTGGGCCGTGTTCGCCGGTGCCGCAGGTCACACCTACGGCCACCACAGCATCTGGCAGTTCCTGGGCAGCGGCGGTCCGGCCGCGCTCGGCGCAGTCGGCGACTGGAAGTCCGCCCTCGACGACGAGGCCGCTTGGCAGGCGACGGTTCAGATCACCGAATGA